CCCGCGGGCGGGGGCGGGGCGGGCGGGGGGACGTAGTACAGCCGGCGGGTCCACACCCACCGCTGCTGGACGACGCTCCACACCAGGGCGCCGGCGACCACGGTCCAGGCCAGTGCGCGCCGGTCGACCCAGCCGTCGGCGGGCAGGGACTGCAGCACCGCGGCCAGCAGGAGGATCTTCACGAAGAAGGACCCGAGCGCCGCCGGGAGCGTGAAGGCGTCGCCGTGCCGGCCGGCCCAGGCGATCACCAGGCCGGACAGGGCGAAGAAGAAGGTGACGACGGCGGCGCCGAGCAGCACCCCCACGGCGGCGTCGGACCCGCCCAGCAGCCCGGCGACCGGTGCGGCCACGGCGGTCAGGCCCGCGGTGACCGCCGTCCCCACGCCGAGGAAGGACAGGTCCCACGGGGCCTCGCGGTCGGTCCCGGCGGCGGTCATCGGACTCCCTGGGGGGACGGTGTGGCGGCCGGGTCACCGGGCCGGGCCGGGGTGGAGGCGGTGGCGGGGGTGGCGGAGGCGGCGGCCCGGACGGCGCGCGCGGTGGGGTGGTCGGCCCGGCTGCGCTGCCGCTGGGCGGCCAGCTCGGCGGCGCGCGCCTCGCGGGCCGCCCGCCGGGTGCGCGGGCTCAGCACGACGACGACGCCGAGCACGAGCAACACCGCGATGGAGGCGACCAGTTCCACCCGCCCACCGGTGATCGCCAGGCCGACCGCGCCGAAGGACAGCAGAGCCGCCCAGAAGTACATGACGAGCACCGCCCGCCGGTGCGAGTGGCCGATGGCCAGCAGCCGGTGGTGCAGGTGCATCTTGTCCGGCGAGAACGGCGAGCGGCCGCGCAGGCTGCGGCGGACCACGGCCATGACCAGGTCGATGAACGGGATGGAGAGGACCGCGATCGGCACCAGCAGCGGCAGGGCCAGCGGCAGCAGGGTGGCCGCGGAGTCGAAGGTCTGCGGGTCGGCCTGCCCCGTCGCCGAGACGGCCGCGGCGGCGAGCATGAGGCCGACGAGCATCGAGCCGGAGTCGCCCATGAAGATGCGGGCCGGGCTGAAGTTGTGCGGCAGGAAGCCCAGGCAGGCGCCGGCCAGCACCGCGGTGATGAGCGTGGGGGCGCTGGCGATGTCGTCGTAGCCCTCGACGCCGAGGTCGTAGCTGTAGGCGAAGAACGCCAGCGCGGCGATCGCCGAGACGCCGGCGGCCAGGCCGTCGAGGCCGTCGATGAAGTTGAGCGCGTTGACGGTGGCGACGGTGAGCAGCAGCGTGAGCGGGACGCCGATGTCCGGGCCCAGGGACAGCGTGCCGATGTCGGCGACGGGCAGGAAGACGAAGGCCAGCTGGACGCCGAGCAGCACCATCACGCCGGCGGCCGCGATCTGGCCGGTGAGCTTGGTGAGC
This window of the Geodermatophilus sp. DSM 44513 genome carries:
- a CDS encoding glycosyltransferase family 4 protein; its protein translation is MREYVVVLLTAGLVTFLATPVVRLAAVRLRMMAAPRERDVHTIPTPRGGGVAMYLGVAAAVLVATRLPALQRTFDDSQTAAVLVAGGLICALGVLDDKFGLDALTKLTGQIAAAGVMVLLGVQLAFVFLPVADIGTLSLGPDIGVPLTLLLTVATVNALNFIDGLDGLAAGVSAIAALAFFAYSYDLGVEGYDDIASAPTLITAVLAGACLGFLPHNFSPARIFMGDSGSMLVGLMLAAAAVSATGQADPQTFDSAATLLPLALPLLVPIAVLSIPFIDLVMAVVRRSLRGRSPFSPDKMHLHHRLLAIGHSHRRAVLVMYFWAALLSFGAVGLAITGGRVELVASIAVLLVLGVVVVLSPRTRRAAREARAAELAAQRQRSRADHPTARAVRAAASATPATASTPARPGDPAATPSPQGVR